The genome window ctaaaaattttttttatgttgaacatttttttggtgaattttctgaaacagcaGCTTCTATTTTATATTGTATTTGAATTGATTattctaaattaaaatataattaactattttcaggaaaataagaatttaaacaatttgttttaaaaaaagtaaatagaaatctcgcaaaaaaaataaaaaaatataattaaaattattttcatgtttttaatcTGGATAATTATGCGCGTTTTtcacattaaatttttcaaaaaaaaaattcattaaaatcaaCATGAAAGCATTGAGAAAAATGGACATGTCGTGGGGGccgaaacaaaaatcaatcaataaattatgttAAAAGGTAATATTAGGAAACTACTAGACACAATTGCATATACCCACAGAGTGTAGatcggaaattttggaaattgaagtggttttttggttttcggaaaaataattttctccgagaaaaatttcaaaattttaaacaatttattttccatttctgGAGCGAATATGTTCAGCTTGCGATGAAATTTCATTGATAAAGTTCTTGAATGCATTCGGGTCACGGAGGCACTTTTGGGACTTGTCCTGAAGGTGGTACTTGCATACATCCACCCACAAACGGGCACATCCCAGCTTCTTGTCTTTTCCGTCAGTGAAGGAGAATGTTAGCCAGTAttcattctaaaaaatgaaagggtttggaggattttttaaaggaaaaattaataaaaataattttttggaattttttttcgaaattgtttttgctGAAAAGTACTGCAAATTTTCTGTAGACTAATTTACTACAAAGCTCCAAAATTCCTCTAGTTCctcgagttttttttgcaaattgaaaaacacaCGTGGTTTCAGGCTGTTcataacggtttgatctacaaaaatgcgggaattttttgcccaaaaagtGTGACATCAACACGTTCTTAATCATGTCAAATCAGATTGAAAattctgcgtctcaactctcCCGCGCATTTTGTAGATCGACGTatatcaaaccgaaatgggactcTCTGACATCACATGAAAACACACCTTGTTGcacatttgtaaaaaaaacattaaaattgaaaaaaattcaaatttcccgcagatcgcactgaaaataatttttaaaaactattgaaaatattttttcacacaaaaattcgaattaccGTCCATCCGCAAGTGTGCTCCAGTCAAAAACTGCgggaaatcatttttctgataaattttgagaacaatttttcaggataataattcttaattttttgaaaaaaatattatttacacaaaaaatttgtttcaagaattttttcttaaaacagGGTCTagcagactacaaactataaactataaactttcaaaaaaaaaaaaccaaccgaTTGAAGTGGTCCAAAGAAGGATTTTGGAAGATCTTCAGAGCTGAAAACTTTAGAGAAAGTCATAGTCCAGTGCCCCTTTGGTGGTGGGCACAACTTGTTCTGTTTCAGGAAATCGTTGGCTTTACGGTCTTTTACGTATTTGTGGGCTCCCGAAACGGCTTCATTACATTTGTCGAGCATGTCACAGTAGCGGCTgtaaatttggagcatttcagcattttttactaaattagTACTAACATTTTGTGCAGTGATCCAATAAACAACgttcctaaaattttccaaaactggaaatttttggacagTTTTGATGTACAATAGTTACATTATAGTTAAAATGGGCGGGGTGGTGCAAGCCACGCCAttataggctccgcccatttttagGGCGTGTCCGGAGAAACCCCGCTTATTTTAAaagcaatttcaaattttgaaattttgaatttaattttcccaCAAGTTTCCCAACTAACCACGAGCCGACTCCATCACAACCATCAATAATATTCCATCCCTGACATGGAATCACCTGCCATCCCTTGGATCCTTGCTTATTGGTCACGGCGTGACGTACTTCCAGGTCCATTTCAACTTTGTCCAGTGGGAGATCTTCGCTTACGTCCATCGTAACATTGAAAAAGATTGGTCCCGGGAAACGTGGATAGTCTGGCCAGATGACAATGTTTGACACGTTTACCACGTAGTTTGtccactgaaattttcgggaaTTATGGAATATTGTGGGAAGGggagaaaatttgtgaaatttttttttttttgaaaatttgaaaatttttatattccaaaaaaaaactttacaattttttgttgttgaaatttaaaaacaaatccCTAAGCTTCACATGATGTCAGAATTTCCCatttcgatttgatctacaaaaaatgcgggaaattaGACTCAAACTTcccaactgattttgcatttCTAAggacgtgctgacgtcacatttttctgggcaaaataatcccgcattttttgtagatcaaacgcTAATGAAAAAACCGTAAATTTCTAGGTGGAGCGAGTTTGCAACATCtgcgttttttaaatttcttttaaagttTATCGTATAAACTGACGTGGTGCCAGGTcgcattacggtttgatctacaaaaatgcggaaaatttttttccaaaaaaatgtgacgtcagttgaaaactctgcgtcgcttctcccgcgttttttgtagatctacgtagatcaagcagGATTGAGACAcactgacaccacgtgtaaaCTTTAGATTTACTAAAACtaacacttttgaaaaattgggatttttttttcaaaaaaaattgtcattggGGCGCACTTGCAATTTgtggaattttataaaatttttggttgcAAATTCGCTCTATTGATagattcttgtttttttccaaaaaaaatccaaaatttgaaacctccctaactttcttcaaatatctccgacaaaaaagttgtcaactaacaaaatactCTAAATTTCCAGTTGAACATTTCTAAGTGCAGTACCTGCTCACTGGCACATCTGGAAAACTGCCATCCTCTGATAACGACTCCATGTGGTCCGGTCTGATATTTCTCCCAGAATGGCTGAACTCCGGGCACTGCCTCGTTCCATGCCTTTGTCAGTGGATTTTGGGCGACTACGGTGCCGACGGCAAGGAGCAGAAGCAGAAGGACCATTACctgagaaatttgattttaaatttttgttttttttttgaaattttttgaatttaatttgaaaaaaaaaatttgttattttttccaaatttcaaaaaaaaatattacagcaaaactgtgcattttttacaataaataatATTGATATTCAATGTTAACGCTTAAGAAAAGGGGATACAAATACAGGATGAAGTAGAAAACTTCCATGGCGGGGAGAACaattggagaagaagaaaaaggagaTGAAGAACGGGATTATTATCAGAAAGGGAGACAGAGATGTGGGGATAGAGATACTCACTTCTTATCCAGTATTATTTAGAGAAAATGATATATGAAACAAATCATATCCCACTACATTCATACTGTGGCAGGAAACTGGTGAGGGGTAGAGGGAACGTGTTCTGAGGACTCTTgaactttcctttttttcttaaaggtggagtagcgtctgTGGGTTTTTTTGCACTAAATGACAGAATACAGTCCCAATGTACCAAATAGAaccgttaaaattttttaaaaaattttctaaattttttatgatttttttttcgaaaaagaaacGGCCGAATGAAGTTTGAATTACCGCCCAAAATAGTGACgttatttttgacatttttgcgttttctggC of Caenorhabditis elegans chromosome II contains these proteins:
- the mlt-8 gene encoding uncharacterized protein (Confirmed by transcript evidence), whose protein sequence is MVLLLLLLAVGTVVAQNPLTKAWNEAVPGVQPFWEKYQTGPHGVVIRGWQFSRCASEQWTNYVVNVSNIVIWPDYPRFPGPIFFNVTMDVSEDLPLDKVEMDLEVRHAVTNKQGSKGWQVIPCQGWNIIDGCDGVGSCRYCDMLDKCNEAVSGAHKYVKDRKANDFLKQNKLCPPPKGHWTMTFSKVFSSEDLPKSFFGPLQSNEYWLTFSFTDGKDKKLGCARLWVDVCKYHLQDKSQKCLRDPNAFKNFINEISSQAEHIRSRNGK